The genomic region CCGGCCCTCGTGGCCCACCTGCTCAAGCAGGAGGCGGTGCGACGGCAGCCGCAGCTCCGGATGCTGCTGCAACGTCACCCCAATGCCCCCGCGGACGCGCGCCGCGGGGAGCACTGAGGCAAGGCTCGCGCCTTACTGGCAGTCGCGCGCCTCGAAGTGGCCGAGCAGCGGGTGGCCACCCTCGGCCACCGTGTCGCGGCCCACCAGGCACTTGCCCGCGGGCACAGTCACGGTCGCGTCCTTGCCGTTCAGCGTCAGCTCACCGGACACCACCTGCAGACCGCCGGGGAAGCCCGTGGCCGTGTTGGCGTCCACCGGGCGGAAGCTCGGCGCGCTGGAGCCGGACAGCCGCACGCGGTAGGTCTGGTCCTCGTAGAAGGAGGGCACCTCGGCCGACGGGTCCGCCTTGAGCGGCGCCATGAAGGCCCCGGCGACCAGGTCGAACTCGGGCAGCACGCGCACCAGCGGCAGGCCGTCCGCGCCGCGGGCGAGGTTCAGGTCAAAGTGCCGACCGGACACGGCGTTCAGGTCCGCGGTGAAGACCTTCTTCCCATTCAGGCTCATGTAGCTCTGCGCCTGGCCCAGGCCCACGTGGGCGATGACGAAGTCGTCCTGGCCCTCCTCGGCGCTGAACTCGAAGGACAGGCCGGACAGCGAGTACACCACCTGCTGGCTGGACAGCGCCGAGGTGCCGCCGTACGGCCCCTTGTACTCGGTGGTGCCCAGGTTCAGATCGAAGCTCACGCGCTTGGAGGCCGCGTTCATGCGCAGCTCGGACAGCGGGGTGGCCTTCGCGGTGGAGAAGGAGTGGGTGGCGCCGTCCTCATCCAGCTCGATCTGGATGGCGTTGAGGATGCCGGTGCTGAAGGTGATGTCCTGCTCGCCGTTCTTCGTCAGCCGCAGCTCCACCTTGCCCACCATCACGCGCGGCAGCTCCGCCGCGGCCTCGGGAGCCAGTAGCTGCACCACGTCCTTGCTCTCGCCCAGGTCCACGATGACCGCCGAGGTGTCCTTGCCGAGGCTCAGCACCACCGGCTCGTCGCGCTTGGAGCCGAGCTGGAAGCCCAGGTCCATGCCGTCCTTGTCGGTGCGGGTGGCGCGGATGCGGACCTCGAGCTGATCCACGGCCCGCACGCAGTCCGCGTCCGGCGCGGCTCCATCGATGGAGCACACGTCGTCACCGCTGATGCGGAAGATGGTGGAGTCTCCGTCGGTCTCCTCGACGTTGGCCTCGGTGAAGATGCGCTCGCGCAGCAGCTTCTCCATCAGGGCGATCTGCGCCTCGGTCGCCGCCGGGTCCGTCGGGATGGGGTTGCTCGGCGTCAACGGGGAATCGCAGCCCTCGGGGTCCTCGCAGGTCGCCGGGCTGCCCATGATGGGGACCTTGGCGAAGGCGTCCTGGAAGATGCTCGCGGCCGAGCCCAGGCTCTCGAAGGAGGACATCTCTCCCATCACCCGGGCGCTGGCGCTCGCCGCGCGGATCATGTCGGCCGTGCGAGTGGCCGTCGTGTCCGAGACTTCCTTGGCCTCCGGCGCGTCGCTGCAGCCTACGCCGCACAGCGCCATCATCATGGTTCCGGTCAGCCAGAACTTCGTCTTCATGCACTCTCCTTGGTGAAGCGGGACGCGGCGACAGGAGCAAGGGCTGCGCCAACGACTCGACGACGTAACCCCGCGAGATCCCGCATCCCGCACGCGTACTGTGGTCGAGCACCCTGACATGCTCGTCGTGCTAAGCCTGGGGTATGACGCGACCTCGGAAGATGCTTCCCCTGTTGGGCGCCGCGGTGCTGGGCATCGCCGCGCAGGCCTGGGCCGGAGAGCCCGCCGCTGCGGCTCCTCGTCATCGCGTGCCCACGAAGGATGCGCCGCGCTACGTCATCGCGAACGGCAAGGGCGCGGCCACGCTGCTGCTCAATGCCTCCACGGGCGCCAAGGAAGCCTCGGTGACGCTGCTGGAGCTGAACCAGGGCGCGGCGGTGCCCGAGCACGTGCACGAGTCGAGCGCGGAGATCCTCTATATCGAGGAAGGCGCCGCGGAGATGATGGTGGACGGCAAGAAGCTGCGCGTGGAGAAGGGGGACGCGGTGTACATCCCCCCGGGCGCGAAGCACTCGGCGCAGGTGGTCTCCCAGGAGACGTTCCGCGCGGTGCAGGTGTACGCGGGGCCGGGCCCCGAGCAGCG from Hyalangium gracile harbors:
- a CDS encoding cupin domain-containing protein; the encoded protein is MLPLLGAAVLGIAAQAWAGEPAAAAPRHRVPTKDAPRYVIANGKGAATLLLNASTGAKEASVTLLELNQGAAVPEHVHESSAEILYIEEGAAEMMVDGKKLRVEKGDAVYIPPGAKHSAQVVSQETFRAVQVYAGPGPEQRFTQGPRADKKDAK